A window of the Rubrobacter calidifluminis genome harbors these coding sequences:
- a CDS encoding DUF5612 domain-containing protein — protein MSGVEEAPLALVVRTPDEPGILHALTSVILDHRANITYIDISERRGGESRIYLELEDVPSPEVLVADIEGLPVVREVERAPSFAKVYGKRIIVVGGGAQVGQVVVGAVAEADRHNIRGEKISVDTIPLVGEENLAAAVRAVARLPRAVALVLAGALMGGDVARAVYEIRERGIIVLSLNMAGSVPEAADLVVSDPVQCGVMAVMAVASSARFDIDRQRGRRY, from the coding sequence ATGAGCGGGGTCGAGGAGGCACCCCTGGCGCTCGTGGTGCGTACCCCGGACGAGCCGGGAATACTGCACGCGCTCACCAGCGTCATACTCGACCACCGGGCGAACATCACCTACATAGACATCTCCGAGCGGCGGGGAGGGGAGTCGAGGATCTACCTCGAGCTGGAGGACGTACCCTCCCCGGAGGTGCTCGTGGCGGACATCGAGGGGCTGCCGGTAGTCCGGGAGGTCGAGCGGGCCCCTTCGTTCGCCAAGGTCTACGGCAAGAGGATCATCGTCGTCGGCGGCGGGGCGCAGGTGGGGCAGGTCGTCGTCGGGGCGGTCGCGGAGGCCGACCGGCACAACATCCGGGGCGAGAAGATCTCGGTGGACACCATCCCGCTCGTGGGGGAGGAGAACCTGGCGGCCGCGGTGCGCGCGGTGGCGCGCCTTCCGCGGGCGGTGGCGCTGGTTCTGGCCGGGGCGCTCATGGGCGGGGACGTGGCGCGGGCGGTCTACGAGATAAGGGAGCGGGGCATCATCGTGCTCTCGCTGAACATGGCCGGCAGCGTTCCGGAGGCGGCGGACCTCGTCGTGAGCGACCCGGTGCAGTGCGGCGTGATGGCGGTGATGGCCGTAGCCTCCTCGGCCCGCTTCGACATAGACAGACAGCGGGGCCGCCGCTACTGA